The Vicia villosa cultivar HV-30 ecotype Madison, WI unplaced genomic scaffold, Vvil1.0 ctg.002494F_1_1, whole genome shotgun sequence genome includes a window with the following:
- the LOC131638959 gene encoding uncharacterized protein LOC131638959 translates to MFAKKLTTVNPFAKKRSQHVVVSSTPNPNTKKLWRLPHVFARMLELPFPSDADVSIEETPQFFRFVASCNKTNIFNSGGVRAHAIEILPGITKIVIKRFDGGDVVVDGKQERRSSFSVDLWRFRLPPCTQPERVTAVCTGGKLVVTVPKIKG, encoded by the coding sequence ATGTTTGCAAAGAAGCTTACAACTGTTAACCCCTTCGCGAAGAAACGATCGCAGCATGTCGTCGTTTCATCGACACCAAACCCGAATACAAAGAAGCTATGGAGGCTTCCGCATGTCTTTGCTAGAATGCTCGAGCTTCCCTTTCCTTCAGACGCAGACGTTTCGATCGAAGAAACACCACAGTTTTTCCGATTCGTTGCTTCATGCAACAAGACGAATATTTTCAATTCCGGTGGTGTGCGTGCTCACGCAATCGAGATTCTTCCGGGGATAACTAAGATTGTGATTAAGAGATTCGACGGTGGTGATGTAGTGGTGGATGGTAAGCAGGAGAGACGGTCTTCTTTTAGTGTTGATTTGTGGCGGTTTCGGCTTCCGCCTTGCACGCAGCCGGAGAGAGTTACCGCCGTTTGCACCGGTGGAAAGCTGGTAGTGACGGTTCCCAAAATCAAAGGATAG